In one Hymenobacter sp. DG25B genomic region, the following are encoded:
- a CDS encoding universal stress protein, giving the protein MASPLLVLTDFSPAADHALTYANALAEKLETSIVLLHVRRTSLLDPDLLTGKITHLSEGEVATALAERTSHLSVPAVVEVTTDQVAQAVTEATERLLPSLLIVGKPDTEATPDELVTTTSLELIHAATCPMLVVPVMSAVASPPAHITLAVDGQGFALSAESANIPHLLHELGAPLTVVHVATPEETESAQLSLDSVQRSGLAMELEQPQAQVVRHSDLAEGIQEAVLLTQADLLVLIARRHSLLGELFHHSITAQVVRHSIVPVLVLPSED; this is encoded by the coding sequence ATGGCCTCCCCCCTGCTGGTACTCACCGACTTCTCTCCCGCCGCCGACCACGCCCTAACCTATGCTAACGCGCTGGCCGAAAAACTGGAAACGTCTATTGTGCTCCTGCATGTGCGGCGCACTTCCCTCCTGGACCCCGACCTGCTGACCGGCAAAATTACCCACCTGAGCGAAGGCGAAGTGGCCACCGCGCTGGCCGAGCGCACCAGCCACCTGAGCGTTCCGGCCGTGGTAGAGGTAACGACTGACCAGGTAGCCCAGGCCGTAACGGAAGCCACCGAACGCCTGCTCCCCAGTTTACTGATTGTAGGTAAGCCCGACACGGAAGCTACCCCCGATGAGCTGGTAACTACTACCTCGCTGGAGCTGATTCATGCCGCTACCTGCCCCATGCTGGTGGTGCCGGTGATGTCTGCCGTAGCCAGCCCGCCGGCCCACATTACGCTGGCGGTGGATGGCCAGGGGTTTGCCCTGAGCGCCGAATCGGCGAATATTCCGCACCTGCTGCACGAGTTAGGGGCGCCCTTAACCGTGGTGCACGTAGCCACGCCTGAAGAAACCGAATCGGCGCAGCTTTCCCTGGACTCCGTGCAGCGCAGTGGCCTGGCCATGGAGCTGGAGCAGCCCCAGGCGCAGGTGGTCCGCCACTCCGATCTGGCCGAGGGCATTCAGGAAGCCGTGCTGCTCACCCAGGCCGATTTGCTGGTACTCATTGCGCGGCGACACAGTCTGTTGGGTGAGCTTTTCCATCACAGCATTACGGCGCAAGTGGTACGCCACAGCATTGTGCCGGTGCTGGTACTGCCCAGTGAGGATTAA
- a CDS encoding arsenate reductase ArsC gives MADPKNILVLCTGNSCRSQLLHGYLQQLLGVRAHVYSAGVETHGLNPRAVQVMHEDGIDISHHTSHHVEKYTHIPFDYVITVCDHAREVCPVFPASAKQLHHNFPDPAKATGTEEEILQQFRAVRNQVKAYAQAFADEHFPHLIQD, from the coding sequence ATGGCTGATCCTAAAAACATTCTGGTGCTGTGCACCGGCAACTCCTGCCGCAGCCAGCTGCTGCATGGCTACCTGCAACAGCTACTGGGGGTGCGGGCTCATGTGTACTCGGCCGGTGTAGAAACCCACGGACTGAACCCACGCGCCGTGCAGGTAATGCACGAAGATGGTATTGACATCAGCCACCACACCAGCCACCACGTGGAGAAGTACACCCATATCCCGTTTGATTATGTTATAACCGTCTGCGACCACGCCCGGGAGGTTTGCCCGGTGTTTCCCGCATCAGCCAAACAGTTGCACCATAACTTCCCGGACCCTGCCAAAGCCACCGGCACGGAGGAAGAGATTCTGCAGCAGTTCCGCGCCGTGCGCAACCAGGTGAAGGCCTACGCGCAGGCATTTGCAGATGAACATTTTCCCCACCTGATACAGGATTAG
- a CDS encoding GDCCVxC domain-containing (seleno)protein translates to MNALITSAVITCPVCGYQEAEEMPTDACQYFYECTHCHTVLKPRAGDCCVFCSYGTVPCPPRQAGSCCG, encoded by the coding sequence ATGAATGCGCTGATTACTTCCGCTGTCATTACCTGCCCCGTGTGCGGCTACCAGGAGGCAGAAGAAATGCCGACCGACGCGTGTCAGTATTTCTATGAATGCACGCACTGCCATACGGTGCTGAAGCCCCGGGCCGGAGACTGTTGCGTTTTCTGTTCGTACGGCACCGTGCCATGCCCACCCAGGCAAGCCGGTAGCTGCTGCGGCTAA